In a single window of the Natronosalvus caseinilyticus genome:
- a CDS encoding PIG-L deacetylase family protein, producing MSRRLLVIGAHPDDPDIRAGGLACSWADAGHDVRFVSMTDGRGGHHEQHGSELAERRRREAAAAADTAGIEYRVLQNPDGLLEPTLENRETVIELIREYDPDLVLTHRTNDYHPDHRYTSQLVRDAAYMVTVPNVCPETPALDDNPVFAYLLDTFERPYPFTPDVVVPIAPEHVECKYDALDCHESQMYEWLPYNKGELEGVPDDPDDRREWLETDPIPGLAEMRATADRFRDDLIEQHGPERGREIEYAEAFEVSEYGGDLTSPLASDLVSP from the coding sequence ATGTCCAGACGACTGCTGGTGATCGGTGCCCACCCCGACGACCCCGACATTCGCGCCGGCGGGCTGGCGTGTTCGTGGGCGGACGCCGGCCACGACGTCCGTTTCGTCTCGATGACCGACGGCCGCGGCGGCCACCACGAACAGCACGGGAGCGAACTCGCCGAACGACGGCGTCGGGAAGCCGCTGCGGCCGCCGACACTGCCGGAATCGAGTACCGCGTCCTCCAGAACCCGGACGGCCTGCTCGAGCCGACCCTCGAGAACCGCGAGACGGTCATCGAACTGATCCGCGAGTACGACCCCGACCTCGTGCTGACCCACCGGACGAACGATTACCATCCGGATCACCGGTACACCTCGCAACTGGTTCGAGACGCGGCCTACATGGTCACCGTCCCGAACGTCTGTCCGGAGACGCCGGCGCTCGATGACAATCCCGTGTTCGCGTACCTGCTCGACACGTTCGAACGACCGTACCCGTTCACGCCGGACGTCGTCGTGCCGATCGCTCCCGAACACGTCGAGTGCAAGTACGACGCGCTCGACTGCCACGAGTCCCAGATGTACGAGTGGTTGCCGTACAACAAGGGCGAACTCGAGGGCGTTCCCGACGATCCAGACGACCGGCGCGAGTGGCTCGAGACGGATCCGATTCCGGGACTCGCGGAGATGCGCGCGACGGCCGATCGGTTCCGCGACGACCTGATCGAGCAGCACGGACCCGAACGCGGCCGGGAGATCGAGTACGCCGAGGCGTTCGAGGTGTCCGAGTACGGCGGCGACCTCACGTCGCCTCTCGCCTCGGATCTCGTGTCCCCCTGA
- a CDS encoding N-acyl-D-amino-acid deacylase family protein, translating to MSLDLLVENARIVDGTGAPWFRGAVGVVDGRIDRIATAPDHGLDADTRIDADGSVVSPGFIDAHSHSDLELFADPSLAPKTRQGITTEILGQDGFSMAPLYREEGIGPWQEYLSGLAGRLEREWTWNSLGEYLDAVDDANIAPNVATLVGHGTARYDVLGMDDVQPTDDEVEEMAALVREGFEDGAIGFSTGLVYTPQVYSETEEVSRLAAELAPYGRPFVAHIRSEGRWIWEALDEFVDIGADHDIPLQISHFKVTGSEQQGKADRLLAQVETARERGVDVTADQYPYTAGSSMLTSLLPPWVQSGDADALRETLSDPDQREEIRRDIEEWRIDGWENVGGKTGWDRIEVTNLTSEEFGEEGGRDIATIATERDSTPIDVLCDVLLAEDFEASMIAHGLIEEDVRTIMGSERVMVGTDGLFGARPHPRVYGSFPRILAKYVRQENLLSLEEAVRSMTSLPARAMGLDSKGVLRPGLDADLVVFDPAVVDDRATFDDPEQYPLGIEHVVVDGTPIVRDGEDTGARPGGAIRA from the coding sequence CTCGATTTACTCGTCGAGAACGCCCGGATCGTCGATGGCACGGGCGCGCCCTGGTTTCGTGGCGCGGTCGGCGTCGTCGACGGTCGCATCGATCGAATCGCGACGGCCCCCGACCACGGCCTCGACGCCGACACGCGGATCGACGCTGACGGGAGCGTCGTTTCCCCGGGCTTCATCGACGCCCACTCCCACTCCGACCTCGAGCTGTTCGCCGACCCCTCCCTTGCCCCGAAGACCCGACAGGGGATCACCACCGAGATTCTCGGCCAGGACGGGTTCTCGATGGCCCCACTCTACCGGGAGGAGGGCATCGGTCCGTGGCAGGAGTACCTCAGCGGCCTCGCGGGGCGACTCGAGCGCGAGTGGACGTGGAACTCCCTCGGCGAGTACCTCGACGCGGTCGACGACGCGAACATCGCGCCGAACGTCGCGACGCTGGTCGGCCACGGCACCGCCCGCTACGACGTGCTCGGCATGGACGATGTCCAGCCGACCGACGACGAAGTCGAAGAGATGGCAGCGCTCGTCCGCGAGGGGTTCGAGGACGGCGCGATCGGCTTCTCGACGGGACTCGTCTACACGCCGCAGGTGTACTCGGAGACCGAGGAGGTGTCCCGACTCGCGGCCGAACTCGCCCCCTACGGCCGGCCGTTCGTCGCCCACATCCGCAGCGAGGGTCGCTGGATCTGGGAGGCACTGGACGAGTTCGTCGACATCGGCGCCGACCACGACATTCCGCTGCAGATTTCGCACTTCAAGGTCACCGGCAGCGAACAGCAGGGAAAGGCCGACCGCCTGCTCGCACAGGTCGAGACTGCCCGCGAGCGCGGCGTGGACGTCACTGCGGACCAGTACCCCTACACGGCGGGCAGTAGCATGCTGACGTCGTTGTTGCCGCCGTGGGTGCAGTCGGGCGACGCAGACGCCCTCCGCGAGACGCTCTCGGACCCCGACCAGCGCGAGGAGATTCGTCGCGACATCGAGGAGTGGCGCATCGACGGCTGGGAGAACGTCGGCGGCAAGACCGGCTGGGACCGCATCGAGGTGACGAACCTCACCTCCGAGGAATTCGGCGAGGAGGGTGGACGCGACATCGCGACCATCGCGACCGAGCGCGACAGCACGCCGATCGACGTCCTCTGTGACGTCCTGCTCGCGGAGGACTTCGAGGCGTCGATGATCGCCCACGGACTGATCGAGGAGGACGTCCGGACGATCATGGGGAGCGAGCGCGTCATGGTCGGCACCGATGGCCTGTTCGGCGCTCGTCCCCACCCCCGCGTCTACGGCTCGTTTCCCCGAATCCTGGCGAAGTACGTGCGCCAGGAAAACCTCCTGTCGCTCGAGGAGGCCGTCCGATCGATGACGTCGCTCCCCGCTCGAGCGATGGGACTCGATTCGAAGGGCGTGCTCCGTCCGGGCCTCGACGCGGACCTGGTCGTCTTCGATCCGGCGGTGGTCGACGATCGCGCGACGTTCGACGACCCGGAACAGTACCCGCTCGGGATCGAACACGTCGTGGTCGACGGGACGCCAATCGTTCGCGACGGCGAGGACACCGGCGCTCGGCCGGGCGGTGCGATTCGGGCCTGA
- a CDS encoding sulfatase family protein, whose protein sequence is MRILYIDVDSLRLDHLGCYGYHRETSPNIDEIAADGRRFTNVYASDAPCLPSRTAFYTGRFGIHTGVINHGGLNADPRRHGPARGERYPRRFRTLASILGEQGLDTAMISPFPARHDAWQVVEGFDELYDTGGNGSERADEVYPYARDWLTEHAAEDDWYLHVNFWDPHTEYTTPLEYGHPFADDAAPDWPTGDVIERHYQGTGAQSAQDLCSWGDKRDAPRMPPDVASREDFETMVDGYDVGVHYMDHHVGKLFDLLREAGVFEDTLVVVSADHGENLGELNVYGDHQTADEPTCNVPLIVRGPGIEPGVDDEFRYQIDFPPTLVDLVGGDVPEGWDGRSFAESVTDGMDDGSGRERLVLSQGTWTCQRAVRWDDWLLIKTYHDAYKSDLEDLMLFDLAHDPHETTNLVDEHPDVVRDGLSTLQQWVDDRLLEAARGDRGGNPGAENAVTDPMWQVLRGKGPYYTWDALEDYAEHLRRTGRGEHATALLERHG, encoded by the coding sequence ATGCGGATACTGTACATCGACGTCGATTCGCTACGACTCGATCACCTCGGGTGTTACGGCTACCACCGGGAGACGTCACCGAACATCGACGAGATCGCCGCCGACGGGCGCCGGTTCACGAACGTTTACGCGTCCGACGCGCCGTGTCTCCCCTCGAGGACGGCGTTCTACACCGGTCGGTTCGGCATCCACACCGGCGTGATCAATCACGGCGGGCTCAACGCCGATCCGCGCCGACACGGTCCCGCCCGCGGCGAACGCTACCCGCGACGCTTCAGAACGCTCGCCTCGATTCTCGGCGAACAGGGGCTTGACACGGCGATGATCAGCCCGTTTCCCGCCCGCCACGACGCCTGGCAGGTCGTCGAGGGATTCGACGAACTCTACGACACCGGCGGCAACGGCTCGGAGCGAGCTGACGAGGTCTACCCCTACGCCCGCGACTGGCTCACCGAGCACGCCGCCGAGGACGACTGGTACCTCCACGTCAACTTCTGGGACCCCCACACCGAGTACACGACGCCGCTCGAGTACGGCCACCCGTTCGCGGACGACGCCGCCCCGGACTGGCCGACCGGGGACGTGATCGAGCGCCACTATCAGGGAACCGGCGCCCAGAGCGCACAGGACCTGTGTAGCTGGGGCGACAAGCGAGACGCGCCCCGGATGCCCCCCGATGTCGCCTCGCGCGAGGACTTCGAGACCATGGTCGACGGCTATGACGTGGGCGTCCACTACATGGACCACCACGTCGGGAAGCTGTTCGACCTCCTGCGCGAGGCCGGCGTCTTCGAGGACACGCTCGTCGTTGTGAGTGCCGATCACGGCGAGAACCTGGGCGAACTCAACGTCTACGGTGACCACCAGACGGCCGACGAGCCGACCTGCAACGTCCCGCTGATCGTTCGCGGCCCCGGGATCGAACCGGGCGTCGACGACGAATTCCGGTACCAGATCGATTTCCCGCCGACCCTCGTCGACCTCGTCGGCGGCGACGTCCCCGAGGGCTGGGACGGGCGGTCGTTCGCCGAATCAGTCACCGATGGGATGGACGACGGAAGCGGCCGCGAACGCCTCGTGCTCAGTCAGGGAACCTGGACCTGCCAACGGGCCGTTCGCTGGGACGACTGGCTGCTGATCAAGACCTACCACGACGCGTACAAGAGCGACCTCGAGGACCTCATGCTGTTCGACCTGGCCCACGACCCGCACGAGACGACGAATCTCGTCGACGAGCACCCCGATGTCGTCCGCGACGGATTGAGCACGCTCCAGCAGTGGGTCGACGACCGCCTGCTCGAGGCCGCTCGGGGCGACCGGGGCGGCAACCCCGGCGCCGAAAACGCCGTCACCGACCCGATGTGGCAGGTCCTCCGCGGCAAGGGGCCGTATTACACGTGGGACGCGCTCGAGGACTACGCCGAACACCTTCGACGGACGGGCCGGGGCGAGCACGCGACGGCGCTGCTCGAGCGACACGGCTGA
- a CDS encoding DegT/DnrJ/EryC1/StrS family aminotransferase produces MGELAIDGGPKAAEALSIPEWPQPTETSRAYLLEAFESGDWCRGPWIERLENEFGAYHDAEHAIAVSNGTVAIELALRAVGVEPGDEVIVPSYSFIASASVVPAVGAIPRFADTDPETFNIDPDSVREQITDDTVGVIGVHFAGYPMDMDELLPIVEEHDLFLIEDAAHAQGSEWRGQKVGTFGEFGTFSFQESKSLPSGEGGIVVTDNDVLAERARVMQNIGRSQGETGYRHYKLASNSRMSAFQAAVAIGQLEKLPEENERREANEELLLAEFEEIDGIHTKPRDDRITARGYCLENVRYDGEAFGGLSRDRFIEAVRAEGVPVYDGYEVPIYKQPAFFRDQVRRLLPPGTDVPDYWNLHLPGAEQLCRENVAYSHPVLLADEEGIRTIPTAIRKVKDHVDELRER; encoded by the coding sequence ATGGGCGAACTTGCCATCGACGGCGGACCGAAAGCAGCCGAAGCACTCTCGATCCCGGAGTGGCCACAGCCGACGGAGACGTCTCGAGCGTATCTCCTCGAGGCGTTCGAGAGCGGCGACTGGTGTCGCGGCCCGTGGATCGAACGCCTCGAGAACGAATTTGGCGCGTACCACGACGCCGAACACGCGATCGCCGTCAGTAACGGGACCGTTGCGATCGAACTGGCGCTCCGGGCCGTCGGCGTCGAGCCCGGCGACGAAGTGATCGTCCCCTCCTACTCCTTCATTGCGAGTGCGAGCGTCGTTCCCGCCGTGGGGGCAATCCCGCGATTCGCCGATACCGACCCGGAGACGTTCAACATCGATCCCGACTCGGTACGCGAGCAGATCACCGACGACACGGTCGGGGTTATCGGCGTCCACTTCGCGGGGTATCCGATGGACATGGACGAGTTGCTGCCGATCGTCGAGGAACACGACCTCTTCCTGATCGAGGACGCAGCCCACGCGCAGGGATCGGAGTGGCGCGGCCAGAAGGTCGGCACCTTTGGCGAGTTCGGGACGTTCTCGTTCCAGGAATCGAAGTCACTTCCCAGCGGCGAAGGCGGCATCGTCGTCACCGACAACGACGTGCTCGCGGAACGAGCCCGGGTCATGCAGAATATCGGCCGTTCGCAAGGTGAGACGGGATATCGTCACTACAAACTCGCCTCGAACTCCCGGATGTCCGCGTTCCAGGCCGCCGTCGCGATCGGCCAGCTCGAGAAACTGCCCGAGGAGAACGAACGACGCGAAGCGAACGAGGAACTGCTCCTCGCAGAATTCGAGGAGATCGACGGGATACACACCAAACCGCGAGACGATCGCATTACCGCTCGTGGCTACTGTCTCGAGAACGTTCGCTACGACGGCGAGGCGTTCGGTGGACTTAGCCGCGACCGATTCATCGAAGCAGTGCGCGCCGAGGGCGTGCCGGTCTACGACGGCTACGAAGTGCCGATCTACAAGCAACCGGCGTTCTTCCGCGATCAGGTTCGGCGGCTTCTCCCACCCGGAACGGACGTCCCGGACTACTGGAACCTGCACCTTCCCGGTGCGGAGCAACTGTGCAGGGAGAACGTCGCTTACAGCCATCCAGTGTTGCTCGCCGACGAGGAGGGAATCCGAACGATCCCCACCGCGATTCGAAAGGTGAAAGACCACGTCGACGAACTCCGTGAGCGGTAA
- a CDS encoding aminotransferase class V-fold PLP-dependent enzyme → MTLDGDTIYDDLGVPPVVNATGTKTRIGGTLIREESLEAMNRAAEAFVRLSDLQAAASERIAEATGADAGYVTNGASSALTLAAAACIAGDDLEVMARLPDTEDVPSEIVMPRTHRNGYDHALRVAGAEIVDVGANDYTLGTGSENTEPWEIEAAITDETVAVAYMEKPYTRPPLETVVEIAHDHDVPVIVDAAAELPPTENLSKFVEQGADLVAFSGGKAIRGPQSSGILAGREDLITSVARQHLDMHASEPVYDPPESLVDVDDLPGVPRQGIGRSMKVGKEELAGLIAALDAFIEQDDQAVLEEWHDRAERIAGRLEGIDCLDADLANAGKTDAVTSVVVTVDEERSPVDTVSLVGGLRAENPRIFVGADDVHQSQFTINPRCLPDDQAEYVVERIAAHVGFETE, encoded by the coding sequence ATGACGCTCGACGGGGACACGATCTACGACGACCTCGGCGTCCCGCCGGTCGTCAACGCGACCGGGACCAAGACACGGATCGGCGGCACGCTCATCCGGGAGGAGTCCCTCGAGGCCATGAATCGTGCGGCAGAGGCGTTCGTCCGCCTCTCGGACCTGCAGGCGGCCGCTTCCGAGCGCATCGCCGAGGCGACTGGCGCTGACGCCGGCTACGTCACCAACGGCGCGAGTTCCGCGCTCACGCTGGCGGCGGCCGCGTGTATCGCCGGCGACGACCTCGAGGTCATGGCCCGGCTGCCCGACACCGAGGACGTCCCGAGCGAGATCGTGATGCCTCGCACCCACCGAAACGGCTACGACCACGCCCTGCGCGTCGCTGGCGCCGAAATCGTCGACGTCGGGGCGAACGACTATACCCTCGGCACCGGTTCGGAGAACACCGAGCCATGGGAGATCGAGGCGGCGATCACCGACGAGACGGTCGCGGTGGCCTACATGGAGAAACCCTACACACGACCGCCGCTCGAGACGGTCGTCGAGATCGCCCACGACCACGACGTCCCGGTCATCGTCGATGCGGCGGCCGAGTTGCCGCCGACCGAGAACCTCTCGAAATTCGTCGAGCAGGGCGCCGATCTCGTCGCTTTCAGCGGCGGAAAGGCGATCCGCGGCCCCCAATCCTCTGGAATCCTCGCCGGACGCGAGGACCTGATCACATCGGTCGCTCGCCAGCACCTCGACATGCACGCTTCCGAGCCCGTGTACGACCCGCCTGAGAGCCTCGTCGACGTCGACGACCTCCCCGGCGTTCCCCGACAGGGGATCGGTCGGTCGATGAAGGTCGGCAAGGAGGAACTGGCCGGACTGATCGCCGCGCTCGACGCGTTCATCGAGCAGGACGACCAGGCGGTACTCGAGGAATGGCACGACCGCGCCGAGCGAATCGCCGGCCGACTCGAGGGGATCGACTGTCTCGACGCTGACCTCGCCAACGCCGGGAAGACCGACGCGGTCACCAGCGTCGTCGTGACCGTAGACGAGGAGCGGTCGCCGGTCGATACCGTATCGCTGGTCGGAGGGCTCCGGGCGGAGAACCCGCGAATCTTCGTCGGCGCCGACGACGTCCACCAGTCCCAGTTCACGATCAACCCCCGGTGTCTCCCGGACGACCAGGCCGAGTACGTCGTCGAGCGGATCGCCGCTCACGTCGGTTTCGAGACCGAGTAA
- a CDS encoding fumarylacetoacetate hydrolase family protein produces MRTVRFSDQTGYARRGEWTGDGIVADGKTYDPDEVDVLPPSEPTKIICQAGGYMDHRRESGFDDRPERPELFLKTPNCVVAHGDAIELPPGRESVEFEAEFGVVIAEQCRDVSVEEAMDVVEGFTCLNDISNRDDQAEERNWVRGKAFDASLPMGPVVATPHEVPDDATLELRLNGETKQESTREHLIFTVPELVSDVSELITLEQGDVIATGTPFGPDDLSEGDVVEVEFEGVGVLENRVIAR; encoded by the coding sequence ATGCGAACGGTACGATTCAGCGACCAGACTGGCTACGCACGACGCGGTGAGTGGACCGGCGACGGCATCGTCGCCGACGGCAAGACGTACGATCCCGACGAGGTGGACGTCCTCCCGCCGTCGGAACCGACGAAGATTATCTGCCAGGCCGGCGGCTACATGGACCACCGCCGGGAGTCGGGCTTCGACGACCGACCGGAACGCCCGGAACTCTTCTTGAAGACGCCCAACTGCGTCGTCGCCCACGGCGACGCCATCGAACTACCGCCAGGACGCGAGAGCGTCGAGTTCGAGGCCGAGTTCGGCGTCGTCATCGCCGAGCAGTGTCGCGACGTCTCGGTCGAAGAGGCGATGGACGTCGTCGAAGGCTTCACCTGCCTCAACGACATCTCGAACCGGGACGACCAAGCGGAGGAGCGCAACTGGGTGCGCGGGAAGGCCTTCGACGCCTCGCTCCCGATGGGGCCCGTGGTGGCCACGCCGCACGAGGTGCCCGACGACGCCACCCTCGAGTTGCGCCTGAACGGCGAGACGAAACAGGAGAGCACGCGCGAACACCTGATCTTCACGGTGCCGGAACTCGTCTCGGACGTCTCCGAACTCATCACCCTCGAGCAGGGCGACGTCATCGCGACCGGGACGCCCTTCGGACCGGACGATCTGAGCGAGGGCGACGTCGTCGAGGTCGAGTTCGAGGGTGTCGGCGTCCTCGAGAACCGGGTGATCGCCCGATGA